A DNA window from Actinokineospora baliensis contains the following coding sequences:
- a CDS encoding ATP-binding protein, protein MTDTSVIHLFDRLAALEQRIRDAVAQRRAGDPNPDDPFRGLYLSEEAIDALFAEPRSPFPLPGDLDPSGLSDRLTSLVPLSPLDAELLLIAVAPDIDSRFEQFYGYLNDDVTRRRASIGLALRLCGVPEASAPARARLDADAPLITSGLLVVDDRDRPLLSRSLRVPDRVVAHLLGDTRMDPSISGFASVATELDTLPGTDLLARAFLGGVRSVYLREHPGCGARETAAAALGEAGFAALLVDTHRLPNDYPEDTARALLREALLRGAGIVMGPIDANGTPLPLGRLSHPAVPTVLHGTAVWDPGWSLTPPVQQELRPLPVATRTAIWRACLAGKLAPDADPAVTTAHFVLGPGQIRHAAHAAELAAVPSGGLVRAEHLRAGARGQNAAGLHRLARRVEPAVDWDDLVLPVPVTAGLRELAARARHRDRVLDEWRMRPGGGRGRGVTGLMAGDSGTGKTMSAEVIAGALGMDLYTVNLATVVDKYVGETEKNLERIFAEAAGVNGVLLFDEADAIFGKRSEVRDAHDRYANIESAYLLQRMETFEGIALLSTNLRANLDEAFTRRLDVVVDFPVPDEALRRRLWDRCLGTAVPRGDDLDLDFLADSFELAGGHIRSAAITAAYLAADSGEPVSMARLVGAVAREYRKLGRLCLEREFGPYHDIALIV, encoded by the coding sequence GTGACTGACACCAGCGTCATCCACCTGTTCGACAGGCTGGCCGCGCTCGAACAGCGCATCCGGGACGCCGTGGCGCAGCGCAGAGCGGGTGATCCCAACCCGGACGACCCGTTCCGAGGGCTCTACCTGTCTGAAGAAGCCATCGACGCCCTGTTCGCCGAGCCCCGCTCACCGTTCCCCTTGCCCGGCGATCTCGACCCCTCGGGCCTGTCGGACCGCCTCACCTCACTGGTCCCCCTGAGCCCGCTGGACGCCGAACTGCTGCTCATCGCTGTCGCGCCTGACATCGACAGCCGATTCGAGCAGTTCTACGGCTACCTCAACGACGACGTCACCCGTCGCCGGGCCAGTATCGGGCTTGCCTTGAGGCTGTGTGGAGTTCCAGAGGCCTCAGCGCCGGCTAGAGCGAGGCTTGACGCGGATGCGCCTCTTATCACCTCGGGGCTTCTGGTCGTCGACGATCGCGACCGCCCGCTGCTGTCGCGCTCACTACGCGTCCCTGATCGCGTAGTGGCCCACCTGCTCGGCGACACCAGAATGGACCCCAGCATCTCCGGGTTCGCCTCCGTCGCCACAGAACTGGACACTCTCCCAGGAACCGACCTCCTCGCCAGAGCGTTCCTCGGCGGCGTTAGGTCCGTCTACCTCCGCGAACACCCCGGTTGCGGCGCAAGGGAAACCGCAGCAGCCGCACTAGGTGAAGCAGGCTTCGCCGCGCTGCTGGTCGACACCCATAGACTCCCGAACGACTACCCCGAGGACACCGCACGAGCGTTGCTGCGCGAAGCCCTGCTGCGCGGCGCGGGAATCGTCATGGGCCCCATCGACGCCAATGGCACGCCACTGCCCCTAGGCAGGCTGTCCCACCCTGCTGTCCCCACTGTCCTGCACGGTACGGCGGTCTGGGATCCGGGGTGGAGCCTCACCCCACCCGTCCAACAGGAACTCCGACCGCTACCGGTCGCCACCCGCACCGCGATCTGGCGGGCCTGCCTCGCGGGCAAACTCGCCCCCGACGCCGACCCGGCTGTGACAACAGCCCATTTCGTCCTCGGTCCCGGACAGATCCGCCACGCCGCACACGCGGCCGAACTCGCCGCCGTCCCTTCCGGCGGACTCGTCCGCGCCGAACACCTCCGCGCGGGTGCCCGCGGCCAGAACGCCGCCGGACTGCACCGCCTCGCCCGCCGCGTCGAACCCGCCGTCGACTGGGACGACCTGGTGCTGCCCGTCCCCGTCACGGCCGGGCTGCGCGAACTCGCCGCCCGCGCCCGCCACCGCGACCGGGTCCTCGACGAGTGGCGCATGCGCCCCGGCGGCGGCCGCGGCCGGGGCGTCACCGGCCTCATGGCGGGCGACTCCGGCACCGGCAAGACCATGTCCGCCGAGGTCATCGCGGGTGCGCTCGGCATGGACCTCTACACCGTCAACCTGGCCACCGTGGTCGACAAGTACGTGGGCGAGACCGAGAAGAACCTGGAGCGGATCTTCGCCGAAGCCGCCGGGGTCAACGGCGTGCTGCTGTTCGACGAGGCCGACGCGATCTTCGGCAAGCGCTCCGAGGTCCGCGACGCGCACGACCGCTACGCCAACATCGAGAGCGCGTACCTGTTGCAGCGCATGGAGACCTTCGAGGGCATCGCCCTGCTCTCGACCAACCTGCGGGCCAACCTGGACGAGGCCTTCACCCGCAGGCTCGACGTGGTGGTCGACTTCCCCGTGCCAGACGAGGCACTGCGGCGCAGACTCTGGGACCGCTGCCTGGGCACCGCCGTCCCGCGCGGCGACGACCTCGACCTCGACTTCCTCGCCGACTCCTTCGAACTGGCGGGCGGGCACATCCGCTCCGCCGCGATCACCGCCGCCTACCTCGCCGCCGACTCGGGTGAACCCGTGTCGATGGCGCGGCTGGTCGGCGCCGTCGCCCGCGAGTACCGCAAGCTCGGCAGGCTCTGCCTGGAACGGGAATTCGGTCCCTACCACGACATCGCGCTCATCGTCTGA
- a CDS encoding DUF4255 domain-containing protein — protein MIHEVDLCLRRLVRDDPLLGGEVDVAFEAPTKDWASRRNAPTVNVYLYDVREDMRRRQRGLHNEYVNGVVTARHLPPRYFKLSYLVTAWTQRPEDEHRLLASLLSRFLRYEAIPADLLEGTLAELGLPLPMTVALPPPEDRAFADVWTALGGELKPSLDIVVSAPMETGRVFPAGPPASEGVRLTVGGGDGSGGDTVEHNVPGDAAPGHVPDRVAMTRVRRGSSD, from the coding sequence GTGATTCACGAGGTCGACCTGTGCCTGCGGCGACTGGTCCGCGACGACCCGCTTCTGGGCGGGGAAGTGGACGTCGCCTTCGAGGCACCCACCAAGGACTGGGCATCACGCCGCAACGCACCCACGGTCAACGTCTACCTCTATGACGTCCGCGAGGACATGCGCCGTAGGCAGCGCGGACTGCACAACGAGTACGTCAACGGCGTAGTGACCGCCCGACACCTCCCACCCCGGTACTTCAAACTCTCCTACCTCGTCACGGCGTGGACCCAGCGCCCCGAAGACGAGCACCGCCTCCTCGCCTCGCTGCTCAGCAGGTTCTTGCGCTACGAGGCCATCCCCGCGGACCTCCTCGAAGGCACCCTCGCCGAGCTGGGGCTCCCCCTCCCGATGACGGTGGCCCTCCCGCCACCCGAGGACCGCGCCTTCGCTGACGTGTGGACAGCGCTGGGGGGTGAACTCAAGCCCTCACTCGACATCGTGGTGTCCGCACCCATGGAGACCGGGCGGGTGTTCCCCGCGGGCCCGCCCGCCAGCGAAGGCGTGCGCCTCACCGTCGGCGGTGGCGACGGCAGCGGCGGCGACACGGTCGAGCACAACGTGCCCGGCGACGCCGCTCCCGGGCACGTGCCCGACCGGGTCGCCATGACCAGGGTCCGGAGGGGGAGCAGTGACTGA